From a region of the Lactuca sativa cultivar Salinas chromosome 4, Lsat_Salinas_v11, whole genome shotgun sequence genome:
- the LOC111898946 gene encoding histone deacetylase HDT1-like isoform X1: protein MEKKHVLGTLHPKRLPQQRFDLLFADNFEISHNWKHGSVNFYGSATDISVFPDDTIPYDDTSSDNDTSSDDDEDNNDSSHEEEATIKKQYVKNRLDVSASKSLHKCTSSVL from the exons ATGGAAAAAAAGCATGTCCTGGGAACCCTTCACCCCAAGAGGCTGCCACAACAACGATTTGACTTGCTTTTTGCTGATAACTTCGAGATCTCACACAACTGGAAACATGGAAGTGTCAACTTCTATGGATCCGCAACGGATATATCTGT TTTCCCTGATGATACAATTCCTTATGATGACACAAGTTCTGATAATGATACAAGTTCTGATGATGATGAG GATAACAACGATTCCTCTCATGAAGAGGAAGCTACAATAAAGAAG CAGTATGTAAAGAATAGATTGGATGTGTCTGCAAGTAAGAGTCTTCATAAATGTACGAGTTCTGTGTTGTAA
- the LOC111898946 gene encoding histone deacetylase HDT1-like isoform X2, which yields MEKKHVLGTLHPKRLPQQRFDLLFADNFEISHNWKHGSVNFYGSATDISVFPDDTIPYDDTSSDNDTSSDDDEDNNDSSHEEEATIKKYVKNRLDVSASKSLHKCTSSVL from the exons ATGGAAAAAAAGCATGTCCTGGGAACCCTTCACCCCAAGAGGCTGCCACAACAACGATTTGACTTGCTTTTTGCTGATAACTTCGAGATCTCACACAACTGGAAACATGGAAGTGTCAACTTCTATGGATCCGCAACGGATATATCTGT TTTCCCTGATGATACAATTCCTTATGATGACACAAGTTCTGATAATGATACAAGTTCTGATGATGATGAG GATAACAACGATTCCTCTCATGAAGAGGAAGCTACAATAAAGAAG TATGTAAAGAATAGATTGGATGTGTCTGCAAGTAAGAGTCTTCATAAATGTACGAGTTCTGTGTTGTAA